The Chaetodon auriga isolate fChaAug3 chromosome 3, fChaAug3.hap1, whole genome shotgun sequence genome has a window encoding:
- the zfyve9b gene encoding zinc finger FYVE domain-containing protein 9, which translates to MLKFFSARDDENESLLGAITEDEGDNPTVQDTKHHWLNRPCLLVLKDGDVSKPGLGCGQIRPESPSKTSSDTSVRGSLGPCEQKPSKHPAITASPSQLEEGSCTVTAISTWGESCFGEPSSPLVLSPAEAAWPEEEKLSEEKKPQVLPSKEDSVVEEKELEESRLEQQEQSCSSEATAAPSALSHEETHGRELQSQFKMVRSNGGDETDSSKAQAASGEGAMGDYAASPVDPDNESELSPVGILSKDKGTVLGDVAPVWIPDAQALVCMKCGVKFTFTKRRHHCRACGKVFCALCSSLKFRLTHLDGKEGRVCISCHSTLIKRTPPRGKRRVWFADEILNKQSESAPTTPVRGPTFSPLMRRALGGQVKSPVGSPQIRRALRPQGTTINEACGPYSRGTTALVSSSANLIPLDGLPPILTSTGVKGDYTVEEQPSEMLLIQDLESGRAKPLVFVLNANLLAMVKLVNYVNRKCWCVTTKGMHAVGQVEVVVLLQCLPEEKSFPKDIFSHFIQLYRDSLTGKVVKHLSLSLFGSSFLGSEEHAGFLYIRSTLQSLQGLPLPNQPYLFGLLVHRAEVAWAKAFPLRLMLRLGAEYRFYPCPLYSVRLRKPLFGQIGHTIMRLLVDFRNYRYSLPMVPGLTVDLEAQRTCIKIPTTGYNELMKALNKSNEHVLAIGACFNETADSHLICVQGDDGQYQTQAISIHNQPRKVTGSCFFIFSSALKASAGYLAKSSIVEDGLMVQITVETMAELRRSLREMKDYTVTCGRLDQSDSQELVCVQWVEEKCTVNKGVISPIDGKSMESISSTKMFQKSEYKENGKIIRWTEVFFLQRQEHPKGGASDSAEHNRLTERIARAFCLALCPHLKLLKEDGMAKLGLRVAFESQEVGFVAGSNGQPLPAQYLNALDSVLIPVIHSRGRKRGDEPIVMELIFYILENIT; encoded by the exons ATGCTGAAGTTCTTCTCTGCGCGGGATGACGAGAATGAAAGCCTTTTGGGAGCCATAACAGAGG ATGAAGGAGACAATCCGACTGTTCAGGACACTAAGCACCACTGGCTGAACAGACCCTGCCTGCTGGTGCTCAAAGATGGGGATGTGTCAAAACCAGGACTGGGCTGTGGCCAAATACGACCAGAATCTCCGTCTAAGACCTCCTCAGACACGTCCGTCAGAGGCAGCTTGGGGCCATGTGAGCAGAAACCATCTAAGCATCCTGCCATAACTGCTTCCCCCTCCCAGCTTGAGGAGGGCAGCTGCACTGTGACTGCCATCTCCACATGGGGTGAGAGTTGTTTTGGGGAGCCTTCCAGCCCCCTGGTGCTGAGCCCTGCCGAGGCTGCGtggccagaggaggagaagttgTCAGAGGAGAAGAAGCCCCAAGTTCTCCCATCAAAGGAGGACTCTGTGGTTgaggagaaggagctggaggagagcaggttGGAGCAGCAAGAGcagtcctgcagctcagaggcgACTGCGGcaccctctgctctctcacatGAGGAGACTCATGGCAGGGAGCTCCAGAGCCAGTTTAAGATGGTCAGATCTAACGGGGGagatgagacagacagcagcaaggCTCAGGCAGCCAGTGGGGAGGGAGCGATGGGAGACTACGCAGCTTCCCCTGTGGATCCTGACAATGAGTCTGAGTTGAGCCCTGTTGGTATCCTGTCCAAGGACAAAGGCACTGTCCTCGGGGATGTAGCTCCAGTGTGGATCCCTGATGCTCAGGCGCTGGTGTGCATGAAGTGTGGGGTCAAATTTACCTTTACTAAGAGGAGACACCACTGCCGTGCTTGTGGGAAG GTTTTTTGTGCACTTTGCTCCAGTCTGAAGTTCAGACTCACACACCTGGATGGCAAGGAGGGACGAGTTTGTATTTCCTGTCATTCAACCCTCATCAAAA GGACTCCTCCTCGGGGGAAAAGGAGGGTGTGGTTTGCAGATGAAATCCTCAATAAGCAGTCAGAGTCTGCTCCGACCACACCAGTCAGAGGGCCTACGTTCTCACCGCTGATGAGACGAGCGCTCGGCGGGCAGGTTAAGAGTCCTGTGGGTTCGCCACAGATCAGGAGAGCCTTGCGGCCACAAGGGACAACCATTAAT gAGGCCTGTGGTCCTTACAGCCGAGGAACCACAGCGTTAGTGAGCAGCTCTGCCAACCTCATCCCTCTGGATGGTCTGCCACCCATCCTCACCTCCACAGGAGTCAAAGGAG actACACCGTGGAGGAGCAGCCCTCTGAGATGTTGCTCATTCAGGACTTGGAGAGCGGCAGGGCCAAGCCTCTGGTGTTTGTCCTCAATGCCAACCTGCTTGCTATGGTCAAGCTGGTCAact ATGTTAATAGGAAATGCTGGTGCGTGACGACAAAGGGGATGCACGCTGTGGGtcaggtggaggtggtggtgctgctgcagtgcttgCCTGAAGAGAAAAGCTTCCCCAAAGACATTTTCAGCCACTTCATCCAGCTGTACAGGGACTCCCTCACAG GAAAGGTAGTGAAGCATCTGTCGCTGTCCCTGTTCGGCAGCAGTTTTCTGGGCAGCGAGGAGCATGCCGGCTTCCTGTACATTCGCTCCACTCTCCAGTCCCTTCAAGGTCTACCTCTGCCCAACCAGCCCTACCTCTTTGGCCTGCTggtccacagagcagaggtggCCTGGGCCAAAGCCTTTCCCTTGCGTCTCATGCTGCGGCTGGGGGCCGAATACAGAT TTTACCCGTGTCCTCTGTACAGCGTGCGCCTTAGGAAGCCATTGTTTGGGCAAATAGGCCACACCATTATGAGACTGCTGGTG GACTTTAGGAATTACCGTTACAGCCTACCAATGGTACCGGGGCTCACTGTGGATCTAGAGGCTCAGAGGACCTGCATAAAGATACCAACCACCGGGTATAATGAG CTGATGAAGGCTTTGAATAAGTCCAATGAGCATGTGCTGGCCATTGGGGCGTGCTTCAATGAGACTGCAGACTCCCACCTCATCTGTGTGCAAGGAGATGATGGCCAGTACCAGACCCAAGCCATCAGCATCCACAATCAGCCACGCAAAG TCACTGGATCCTGCTTTTTTATCTTCAGTAGTGCACTGAAAGCGTCTGCAGGATACCTCGCCAAGTCCAGTATTGTAGAAG ATGGGCTAATGGTGCAGATCACCGTGGAGACCATGGCGGAGCTCCGCCGGTCGCTACGGGAGATGAAAGACTACACCGTCACCTGTGGACGGCTTGACCAATCAGACAGCCAGgagcttgtttgtgtgcagtggGTGGAGGAGAAATGCACTGTGAATAAGGG AGTTATAAGTCCCATCGACGGGAAGTCCATGGAGTCCATCAGCAGTACGAAGATGTTCCAGAAATCAGAATACAAAGAAAACGGGAAAATTATCCGCTGGACAGAA GTGTTCTTCCTGCAGAGGCAGGAGCATCCCAAAGGAGGAGCGAGTGACTCTGCTGAACACAACCGGCTAACGGAGCGCATCGCCCGGGCCTTTTGCTTGGCTCTGTGTCCACACCTCAAACTGTTAAAAGAGGACGGGATGGCCAAATTGGGACTGCGTGTCGCTTTTGAATCTCAAGAG GTGGGATTTGTGGCTGGGAGCAATGGGCAGCCCCTCCCCGCTCAGTATCTCAACGCCCTGGACAGCGTGCTGATCCCCGTCATACACAGCAGGGGTCGCAAGAGGGGCGACGAGCCCATTGTCATGGAGCTTATCTTTTACATCCTGGAGAACATCACTTAG
- the elovl1b gene encoding elongation of very long chain fatty acids protein 1b — MANMLRGIQEIGSHAMDIYDYLLAGIDVRVKEYPLMQNPLPMSAILLCYLFFVLYLGPRIMANRKPFQLKEAMIVYNFTLVALSIFIVYEFLMSGWATTYTWRCDAVDTSDSPEALRMVRVAWLFWFSKIIELIDTVFFVLRKKHGQITFLHIFHHSFMPWTWWWGVCYAPGGMGSFHAMVNSTVHIIMYFYYGLAAAGPRFQKYLWWKKYMTAIQLTQFVLVSLHVTQYYFMDTCDYQFPMIIHLIWIYGTFFFVLFSNFWIQAYVKGKRLPKVDVKQCQNGTAVYTNGKHHENGNSINHGATNGSTRHENGSSHFGKMKKA, encoded by the exons ATGGCAAACATGCTTCGAGGGATTCAGGAGATTGGTTCACACGCCATGGATATATATGACTACCTCTTGGCTGGAATTG ATGTGCGGGTGAAGGAGTATCCACTCATGCAGAATCCTCTTCCCATGTCTGCGATATTGCTTTGCTACCTGTTCTTTGTACTGTACCTCGGACCTCGAATAATGGCCAATCGCAAGCCCTTCCAGCTAAAAGAAGCAATGATAGTCTACAATTTCACGCTGGTGGCACTGTCCATATTCATCGTCTACGAA TTCTTGATGTCTGGTTGGGCCACAACGTATACCTGGCGATGTGACGCAGTTGATACATCTGACAGTCCTGAAGCACTAAGA ATGGTCCGTGTGGCCTGGCTGTTCTGGTTCTCCAAGATTATTGAGCTCATCGACACG GTCTTCTTCGTGTTGAGGAAAAAGCACGGTCAGATCACCTTCCTACACATCTTCCACCACTCCTTCATGCCCTGGACCTGGTGGTGGGGTGTTTGCTACGCTCCCG GTGGAATGGGATCTTTCCATGCCATGGTGAACTCCACCGTCCATATCATCATGTATTTCTACTATGgccttgctgctgctggaccacGCTTCCAGAAGTATTTGTGGTGGAAGAAATACATGACTGCCATTCAGCTG ACCCAGTTTGTTCTGGTATCCCTCCACGTTACCCAGTATTACTTCATGGACACCTGCGACTACCAGTTCCCCATGATCATCCACCTCATCTGGATTTATGGAACCTTCTTCTTCGTGCTCTTCTCTAACTTCTGGATCCAGGCTTACGTGAAGGGAAAGCGGTTGCCGAAAGTGGACGTTAAGCAGTGTCAGAACGGCACAGCTGTCTACACCAACGGCAAACACCACGAGAACGGCAACAGCATCAACCACGGAGCCACCAACGGCTCCACTCGCCACGAGAATGGCAGCTCTCACTTTGGCAAAATGAAGAAGGCCTAA
- the mob3c gene encoding MOB kinase activator 3C, protein MALCLGQVFSKDKTFRPRKRFEPGTQRFELYKKAQASLKSGLDLRKVVQLPEGENINDWIAVHVVDFFNRINLIYGTMSEFCTERTCPIMSGGLRYEYRWQDGDDYKKPTKLPALKYMNLLMDWIESLINDEDIFPTRVGVPFPKNFQQVCKKILSRLFRVFVHVYIHHFDSICSMGAEAHINTCYKHYYYFISEFNLIDHSELEPLKEMTEKICN, encoded by the exons ATGGCGTTGTGTCTTGGACAAGTGTtcagcaaagacaaaacattcaGACCAAGGAAGCGGTTTGAACCGGGCACTCAGCGCTTTGAACTCTACAAGAAGGCCCAGGCCTCGCTCAAGTCCGGCTTGGACCTGAGGAAAGTGGTTCAGCTGCCGGAGGGAGAGAACATCAATGACTGGATTGCTGTTCACGTGGTGGATTTCTTTAACAGGATCAACTTGATCTATGGCACGATGAGCGAGTTCTGCACCGAGCGCACATGTCCCATCATGTCTGGGGGGCTGCGGTACGAGTACAGGTGGCAGGACGGTGACGACTACAAGAAACCCACCAAGCTGCCCGCTCTCAAGTACATGAACCTGCTGATGGACTGGATAGAGTCGCTCATCAATGATGAAGACATCTTCCCCACCAGAGTAG GTGTACCTTTCCCCAAGAACTTCCAGCAGGTGTGCAAGAAGATCCTGAGCCGTCTCTTCAgggtgtttgtgcatgtttacaTCCATCACTTTGACAGCATCTGCAGCATGGGTGCTGAAGCCCACATCAATACCTGCTACAAGCACTACTACTACTTCATCTCCGAGTTCAACCTCATTGATCACTCTGAACTGGAGCCCCTG AAAGAGATGACAGAGAAGATATGCAATTAA